DNA from Eucalyptus grandis isolate ANBG69807.140 chromosome 5, ASM1654582v1, whole genome shotgun sequence:
CTATTGGGAAatggatttttctttgaaaagaaaCTGGTAAGTCCCCAGATGAGGCAAACAGGTGATAAATCCACACTCCAGAGATGCATTTGAAAGAGGCCTAATGGAAAGCTACCAATCGATTGATTTATACAAACTTATCAGAGACTGAATTAATTTCACTCTTATGTACATATACATCATACAAATCAACCCAAGGAAATCTCAAAGGCTCCAGCTTTTCCAGCATCTCATGATTAATTCTGTATCAATGTAATCCGCCAAGGACTATGAAATTTGACCTTCATGAGTGAGATGGCTCCTAGCATCGAGAAAATTCGTGGTAATTCCTGCCAAAGAAGGGTCATCATATCTATCCTTTATAGAAGATCTAAGATGCTAAATAAGAATTCAGAGTTAGAATCTAATTATTTATCAGGAAAAGTTTAGAAATCTACTTAGCAGGAATGGACCCCACAAACGGTCTCATCCAGTAGAGTTACGGAATATAGGCAGAAGACCGCAGAAGACCACATTAGGCACATATAGAATGTGAGGGTACCATGAAAGCTTCACAATTTTCCACGGCGTTCCTCTGATGCTCTGTATATGCGGAATGCTGCAAAACACATTGTTGCATTTCCTATCACAGTCAGCGCTGCTTGAAGAGCCACCAATACCTGTAGAAAATAGAGACACCTTATACTCAGTAATGACATAAATGTTTAGACAACTCTCATTCAAACTGAGATAATACCTCCAGGGATTCAGAGTTGTAAAAGAAATGCCATGTGCATGCACAAAATGCTCCACCAAGCAACGGTACCTAAAATCAACACAGCAAAAGATAGTTCAATTACATGGTAAATACAGATGAAATAAGAAACCAGATTATTGCAGAATAAGATATTTTGCAGAAGAGGAGATGATATTGTATAGCCAGTATCCAAGCAAGTTGACTGACTGTTAAGTAGATTattcaagaatctcaaattcGATCAAGGAACAAAATGATGTAGATATACTAAAGATGTTCATTAACAAATACCATTAAGAAGTACAATGACCCCGTGGTATAGACACATAGATTAGAAGCTcaacatggaaaaagaaaaataagagaacgGGTGGAAAAGTAAATCAGATTTTGATAGCTACAAAGAACAAGcttaacaaaaatgaaaaaaagaagcaagttCCTTGATATAGATAGGATTTTTTATACCTTTCTTGTCTCGTGTTCATAGCCCTGAGACAAAATCTGTATAGCGTGTGGTTGCTACAATAAGGACCACATCTCATGACACTTTTAGCAACCAGTTGAACTTGGCTCATGAAAATTCGTCTAAGTTTGTATTAACAGAGGGTCTTTCAGTAGACAAACCGCAAAAGACAGTCCTGCACAGGGTATCAAAGTCACTCACCATACCCCAGGAAAGACCTTTCCAGGACTCGTATCCAGACACTTCTCCATATTGCCACACCAATGCCATAGCTGTGATCCTAGAGACAGATCGAACGAAATATCAGCGATTCTATTAACTGGAACACGAAAGCGACTAATTTCAAACAACAcataattgaaataataaaagcaAGGCAACAAGTTTGTCCACATAAACAGACTGTAATCAGTTCAGTTAAGTTGCATTTTCTTCATATCTCCTGTAAATACTAAGGATCAACAGCAATGATGACAAAGCATTCAATTCCAAGATTAGGCAAAcgatacaacttagaataattATAAGAACATCGTGTTTCGAAATCACGGGCTTTCAAAATTCTCTCCTTTCCTTCGCCTAAGAGGGGCAGAAGCATGTCGCAATTGCACAGTGCACGATCGAAGACAATTTCGACATTCTCTACAATCATGCCGAGCCGCTGCCTCCGAAAGCCCAAAGCTTGGGCCGAGCCGCCTCTATTCACGGCACTCGCTTCCAAGTTCTAATGCTGGCCAAGAGCTCGTCATGCCAATTTCAAAAGCCAGAAGCCAGAAAATCTTACTAAAACAAAGCCTACTCGAGCAGCTCCGAACTCGGCACAAACGCACGACCAAAATCGGCACAGTACAAGCCGATGCAACGTACCATTCGACGACGCTGGAGACGTGGACGACCCAGGTAGGCAAGGACAGCGCGTTGGCGGGCTCGGCGAGCTGGAGGGAAGGACCGACGAGCGCGGCCGTCTCGGCGGCGGCCGACGCGGGCCCCGCCAGCGACAGGgccaagcagcagcagcagcagcagccggcGGGGGCGGCTACTCCGAGCAGGCTCGCCGCCGCGgcgcggccggcgagcctcgcgcGGTGGCCCCGGGAGGGCTCGGGGAGGGGGCGGTCCTGGCGAGGAGGCGAAGAGGCGAGGAATGCGGCGGAGCGGGGAGGGACGAGAGGGCGGCGGGGCGGAGAGAAGGTAGGCGGGCGAGAGCGAGAGGAGCAGCGATTGGTTTCGCCATCATCGCTTCGGGAAGACGGAGAAGAGAGTGCGGGGAAGTACTCTAGTTCTGGGGACTTTGGGAACTGTacggctgttttttttttttaaatacggttaaaatgtttttattttctcaaacaaaaatccaaagtgattattttaaataagagcataaaaatgattgttattatttcaaattaggACATTATCTTGCCAATCACCAATTAGCTAAATTTTCGATCGATCGGCGGCGTTTTtgtccaaatcttttttttttcttttcttttctttttcgatgtAAGCTGATAGTCACTGGCAAAGGCTAGTGAGGGTTGGCGACCCTTGTTAGCCTTTGGGAAGGGTCGGCAAGGTCTTTGAAATCCTCGCTAGCTGGAGCAAGGCCATCTTCGCCGCATCTAGCGAGGGTTATTCTCGCTTAGGGTGAGCAGACCATCGTTGGCAACAGGTGAGGGCGACCTTGTTGATGGCTACGAGAGTTGGCCTCCCTAAGGTGAAGCCACCCTCGCCAGATTGGGTGAGGGTAACCCTCCCGTCCTCTGTAAGCATCGTTGGTGGTTGGTCGACCATtgatcaagaaggaagaagaacacagaaaatagaaaagaaaagggcaaataatgaaaatacttttgatCATCGGAAAGtcatgcctttatttgagaaagtgatgtcatttcaagcccttatttgaaataaaattcattttgggttcttctttaaaaaaatgaggacaCTTTAGATCATTTTgtggaattttccctttcttttataAGTATACtagatatttaaaaatttgtgatgaaaatgtaattgattagtaaatctttcaaaaaatgaattggtgcaatcaaacattttcattaaCTTCATTCAATTCGACTAACAAAAATTGATGAggtggatttttttaaaaatttattttcactaTCTTCTATGGTGCTACTGTGagtaaaatgatgtcattttggttCAAATGtgagtttttaatacaaattttatttatagtATATTAAAAAgtaggaaaatttttaaaaataaatcaaaaaaggaaaagaagggtgAAGAAAATTGCACAGCACATCGCTACCCCACTTTCGTTGAGAAGGGCCGCCAATGGTGAGGCAAGCCCCACTTGCAATGGGTGAGGGTTGTCGACCTTTGGTTGGGGCCAAACAAACCCCACCAACCATTCCCACTCATGGGCGACAGCGATGGCAAGGACAgtcttgatatttttctttttttgtatttttgtaagtttgcttatttttatataattttaaaaaatatttgttttaaaaatcaaatttaaacaaaGCAATCTAGTTTTTgtcttatattttatgttttaatCACGTTACCATCAcataagagaaataaaataataaaaaaagagacattagcatttttcattaatattgGTAACAAAGttggaagaaaatatataaatcttATTCTAACAAATATTCCATGTCCATAATGTGCGTGCTGGTCTTGGCAACATATCATTTTGGATACTAATAAGTCATCACGGTTTTGTTCTAGTATCCTCACGGTTTAGGGGCAAAGGCACGTCCACACGTATACCCACCATTAGAGTTGCGTAGCCTCTCTTAAGGTTTTGTTTCATCTGCCTATAGGCTGAGAATGCGTATATACATTAGAGTACACCCCTTAAGGCCTTATAAGCTGTAACGCGTATGTATAGTTAGAGCTCCCCCTATAAAGCGATGTGGAACGAGAGATAGCCTTGGCTGAAGCGATGTGGGATAGGAGATAACCTTGCCCGCGTATTGCTAATGCAATCTTAGTCCATCCCTTCATACTGACCCGGGTCTGGATCTAGGTTGTCACATTGATAAATTCCCTCAACAAAAGAACGCCCATAAACCTAGCCCATGCCACAACTGCCATTCTAGCACTTTCATggtatatattaatttttccaTTCGTGTTCAACATCAATATTAGTAATGAATAAGTTGCTGTCACAAAAACTTGAGCCAACTACATGATAAACATGATGAGTTTGGTGCGCACCCACCTCGTTAAGGCTACGCCACTTATAAGAATTATAATTACAGTATACTCTTGCGAATACCACAATTATAATTCTTATAAGCGGCATATTTCTAGGGAGGAGGATGTGCACCAAATTCACCATATGGTTGGCTCAAGTTTTTGTGGCAACAACTCATTCCTTGCTAATATTGATGTTGAACACGAATGGAAAAATTGATATATAAAAGTGCTGGAATGGCAGTTGTGACGTGGGCTGGATTCATGGATGTTCTTTCGTTGAGGGAATTTATCTACTTCATATGGAAAATGTGTTGCCAAGACCAGCACGTGCATTATGGACATAGACTATTCCACGTAAGCAAGGATCGCCGCCCTCTGTATGTCTTTCTCCTATGCGCAAGCTCTAAAAGTCGATGAGATTGCCATCCAAGCCTGCAAACTGGAGGATCAAAGTCGAATATGGTGAGCATTTTCCAAGGAAGATCTGCTTCGCTGGCCGGTCGCCCTTCTCCGAGCCTAGAACATGACAAGGGAGAAGGCCATCAAAGACGTCATCGCAGTCTGTACACcataggaaaaaaggaaaggtcgCTCCTCATATATCTGCACGCATCATCAGAAATGCGGGCTGTGGGAATTCTTTGATCAAAGAGGGACGCGACAAAAGCATGACTTTTAATTCGCTACAGAATTATTCCTCGGATACAGTCACATTCAGAATGATAATATAGAAGAAAACCTGTCATGAAAAggaattgacaaagaaaaaattctAGATTTCTCCACAAGCTAACTTGACCCCCCCTGTTTTCAGGGGGTGGTTTACGCTGTCGGCACTCAAATGCGAAAAGGGCTAGTGTAGTCGAGCCTAAAAATAAGGAGACCTCAAGCATATAGTTTGAATGAACACACAAATTACTAAAGTATTAGCTTTTAGTGTGGCCCGCAAAAGGAAAGAACTTTTAACTGATCATACTCTACATTCTTCATGAACCAATATAGAAGTTAGCTCCCATTTGCTATGAGACGAGCGACATTAATTTaccaaaaaggataaaaataaagTTCCGTTGACAAAGGATATTTTCACTTACGGAGATAGCTGGAGGCACAGCCACAAGTGGATCTTGGAAGAATCTGTTTGCTAGAGCAAGCGCGAGAAGGCTGCTCTGCATTCCTGCAAACGATACTTGCTATTAAgcgggagaaaaaagaaaaccctctTCTTATGATGGATGGATAGAGGAGGCACCTGTCTCAAAGGATAGTGTTCTTTGCAATGCTTTCACAACAGGAGCCTTCTGGAAGAAGAAGTATCCAATGACGAATGCAGACAGATGAAATGCAATTATGAGTAACAAGATAGAGAGCGGTGGCAAAAGTGGTCGTATGGCATTACAGATCCAAGGGAAGAACCTGAAAGCAAACTATGAGATATTAAACTACTGAAACTCCCTAGCAAATTATGTAGCAAAGGCGAGAGTTTAACCTATTCAGAAGCAACCCTGCAGTGATGGGTGCGACAGCAATCTGCAAAATGCTGGAAACCATTCCTTTCACATCGACAGGCAACCTTTTGCCAATGAGAAGAAGTGACAACAAAGGGGTCACAAAAACAGCCGTAGCGGTAGATAATGATGTCATGACAATACTCAGAGGAGCCATTGATGGGTCAGTCAGAAATGTAGCATAATTAGAAAGCTGAGCCCCGCTCACACAAGACACCAGCATAATCCCAGCACCTAAAGTTTAGGTTCAGAGAAAGTCAATCACCAATTTACTGGCTTTAGAGAAGGAAGGGAGACTAGTACTCACCAATGGACGTTGGAGCGAAAACATTGTTACGGACATGATGCCAAAGAAAAAACCAAGAAGAGGCTTCACAATGTACTGGCCGAGATAGCCAGCAAAAATAGCAGCTGGTCTCCTAAACGCTTCGAGAAAGTCCTTCTCGCTGGAATTAACCCTCACAGCAAACATCAGAAACCTGAGTGCAGGTGCATAGTATCTGAAAGCAGATTCGATAGAACCCATTAAGAATCGAGATACAAATTTATAGCCCAGAAACGTATCTGGAGAAGATCTAGCAACCTAATGGTGAACCAAGTGAAGGACGGCGGATATATAAGGGTCAGCAACGTACCCGCGAGAGCGACATGAGGCACAAAacaatttgattt
Protein-coding regions in this window:
- the LOC104443746 gene encoding uncharacterized protein LOC104443746, whose amino-acid sequence is MVSSILQIAVAPITAGLLLNRFFPWICNAIRPLLPPLSILLLIIAFHLSAFVIGYFFFQKAPVVKALQRTLSFETGMQSSLLALALANRFFQDPLVAVPPAISFPKSPELEYFPALSSPSSRSDDGETNRCSSRSRPPTFSPPRRPLVPPRSAAFLASSPPRQDRPLPEPSRGHRARLAGRAAAASLLGVAAPAGCCCCCCLALSLAGPASAAAETAALVGPSLQLAEPANALSLPTWVVHVSSVVEWITAMALVWQYGEVSGYESWKGLSWGMVPLLGGAFCACTWHFFYNSESLEVLVALQAALTVIGNATMCFAAFRIYRASEERRGKL